Proteins found in one Corynebacterium freneyi genomic segment:
- a CDS encoding YqgE/AlgH family protein has translation MLLVAAPGMESPEFARSVVFLIEHDEAGTLGVDLTTRSQTPVHNVLEPWANLMSKPPVVYVGGPVNQTQPVCVGVLRNGVDVPDKLDEATGAPLLEKIAHRFALVNLGVEPSEVGGHLDGARLFAGYAGWSPGQLHDEIERGDWYVAPALPSDVLAPGAADVWGDVMRRQPWPLPLYSTYPVDVRDN, from the coding sequence ATGCTGCTCGTCGCCGCCCCGGGCATGGAGTCGCCGGAATTCGCCCGCAGCGTGGTGTTCCTCATCGAGCACGACGAAGCCGGCACCCTCGGCGTCGACCTGACCACCCGGTCGCAGACGCCCGTGCACAACGTCCTCGAACCGTGGGCGAACCTGATGTCGAAGCCGCCGGTCGTCTACGTCGGCGGGCCGGTCAACCAGACCCAGCCCGTGTGCGTCGGCGTGCTGCGCAACGGCGTCGACGTGCCCGACAAGCTCGACGAGGCCACCGGAGCCCCCCTGCTGGAGAAGATCGCCCACCGGTTCGCCCTGGTCAACCTGGGCGTCGAACCGTCGGAGGTCGGTGGCCACCTCGACGGAGCGCGCCTCTTCGCCGGCTACGCGGGGTGGTCCCCTGGCCAACTGCACGACGAAATCGAACGCGGCGACTGGTACGTCGCCCCCGCCCTGCCCAGCGACGTCCTCGCGCCTGGCGCCGCCGACGTGTGGGGCGACGTCATGCGCCGCCAGCCGTGGCCGCTGCCGCTGTACTCCACCTACCCCGTGGACGTCCGTGACAACTGA